In one Nocardioides sp. NBC_00368 genomic region, the following are encoded:
- a CDS encoding response regulator transcription factor — protein MGTDSSARVMVVDDHPMWRDAVERDLATAGFEVVATASTGREAITRFAATRPEVVVLDLQIPEPDGVQVTTEVIALHPATKVLILSASGEQNDVLAAVKAGATGYLVKSASREELLDAVERVAAGVPVFTPGLAGLVLGEFQHSAATEVRGDKPTLTDRETEILKLVAKGLSYRQIADRLVLSHRTVQNHVQNTLRKLQMHNRVELTRYAIEQGLDGDD, from the coding sequence ATGGGAACTGACAGTTCCGCGAGGGTGATGGTCGTCGACGACCACCCGATGTGGCGCGACGCGGTCGAGCGCGACCTGGCCACCGCGGGGTTCGAGGTCGTCGCCACCGCCAGCACCGGCCGTGAGGCGATCACCCGGTTCGCCGCGACCCGGCCGGAGGTCGTGGTGCTCGACCTGCAGATCCCCGAGCCCGACGGCGTCCAGGTCACCACCGAGGTGATCGCCCTGCATCCGGCGACCAAGGTGCTCATCCTCTCCGCCTCGGGCGAGCAGAACGACGTGCTCGCCGCGGTCAAGGCGGGCGCGACTGGCTATCTGGTCAAGTCGGCCTCGCGCGAGGAGCTCCTGGATGCGGTGGAGCGCGTCGCCGCCGGCGTCCCGGTCTTCACCCCCGGCCTCGCCGGGCTGGTCCTGGGCGAGTTCCAGCACAGCGCCGCCACCGAGGTGCGTGGCGACAAGCCGACGCTCACCGACCGCGAGACCGAGATCCTCAAGCTCGTCGCCAAGGGATTGAGCTACCGCCAGATCGCCGACCGGCTCGTCCTCTCCCACCGCACGGTCCAGAACCACGTACAGAACACCTTGCGAAAGCTCCAGATGCACAACCGGGTCGAGCTCACCCGCTACGCCATCGAGCAGGGCCTCGACGGCGACGACTGA
- the purM gene encoding phosphoribosylformylglycinamidine cyclo-ligase translates to MSQTEPTNAYAAAGVDIHAGDRAVDLMKVWIEKSRRPEVLGGVGGFAGLFDASALKGYERPLLATSTDGVGTKVAIAQALDKHDTIGFDLVGMVVDDLVVCGAEPLFMTDYIATGKVIPERVAAIVKGIAEACVEAGCALVGGETAEHPGLLAADEYDVAGAATGVVEADNLLGANLVKPGDVVLAMEASGLHSNGFSLVRHVLLNSGAYTLDAQVSEFGRTLGEELLTPTRVYAKACLELARGTRTHAMSHVTGGGLAANLERVMPAELSARIDRTTWTPAPVFDLVRRTGDVALEDLEMTLNCGVGMVALIDPEDVDEAVRILAGYDIRAWAAGEVTATPGGTVELTGAYAGW, encoded by the coding sequence GTGAGCCAGACCGAGCCGACCAACGCGTACGCCGCAGCAGGTGTCGACATCCACGCCGGTGACCGCGCCGTGGATCTGATGAAGGTCTGGATCGAGAAGTCCCGGCGCCCCGAGGTGCTCGGTGGGGTCGGTGGCTTCGCCGGCCTCTTCGACGCCTCGGCCCTGAAGGGCTACGAGCGTCCGCTGCTGGCCACCTCCACCGACGGTGTCGGCACCAAGGTCGCGATCGCGCAGGCGCTGGACAAGCACGACACGATCGGCTTCGACCTGGTCGGCATGGTCGTCGACGACCTGGTCGTCTGCGGCGCCGAGCCGCTGTTCATGACCGACTACATCGCCACCGGCAAGGTCATCCCCGAGCGGGTCGCCGCGATCGTCAAGGGCATCGCGGAGGCCTGTGTCGAGGCCGGCTGCGCGCTGGTCGGCGGCGAGACAGCCGAGCACCCGGGCCTGCTGGCGGCCGACGAGTACGACGTGGCCGGCGCGGCCACGGGTGTCGTCGAGGCCGACAACCTGCTCGGCGCCAACCTGGTGAAGCCGGGCGACGTCGTCCTCGCCATGGAGGCCTCCGGCCTCCACTCCAACGGCTTCTCCCTCGTGCGCCACGTGCTGCTCAACTCCGGCGCCTACACGCTCGACGCGCAGGTCTCCGAGTTCGGCCGTACGCTCGGTGAGGAGCTCCTCACCCCGACCCGCGTCTACGCCAAGGCCTGCCTCGAGCTGGCCCGCGGCACCAGGACCCACGCCATGTCCCACGTCACCGGCGGCGGCCTTGCGGCCAACCTGGAGCGGGTCATGCCCGCCGAGCTCTCCGCGCGCATCGACCGCACCACCTGGACCCCGGCGCCGGTCTTCGACCTCGTCCGCCGCACCGGCGACGTGGCCCTGGAGGACCTGGAGATGACCCTCAACTGCGGCGTCGGCATGGTCGCGCTGATCGATCCCGAGGACGTCGACGAGGCCGTCCGCATCCTCGCTGGCTACGACATCCGCGCCTGGGCCGCCGGTGAGGTCACCGCGACCCCCGGCGGCACGGTCGAGCTCACCGGGGCGTACGCGGGCTGGTGA
- a CDS encoding SCO7613 C-terminal domain-containing membrane protein: protein MKYADPGRCPDCREAFEPGTSPCPHCGLPLENAVAQELYGTLLRADVLMTRLRSIREEASRAARPTPPPAPAPLPVGGPPTAPPQIQPEPVAVPLADPAASAVAAPAPFPGAPVPRRAPITVPLILVGVGVLFLLVAGVIFLAVAWAAMGVGGRTTMLLVFTALFTIGGAVLMHLELRAGTEGVWTLALGLLALDIAGMKYAGWLGGADWDRGFLVVVGVVVFLAGAAMSLVGARTEKLDSVIGPQVAAAAGVLSALIGLELISDLIWFPLVAAVIALVVVIVASKTDLQALTIGAMVVMAGFWLMLIVRGLADPALTGSELLRGGTLPLLLGAAAVLTIVALLFPLPKDAKVAMVGVSLLIAAYTFTQPALDDGAVTLTVVAVVVTLVAAGALMTLPRPWRWSAAALTPYAVGLGITVLILAISAAVRLAAVPWTESAFSPVTGPEPLLPGWLTLPAMLAILALGTAWFYRSNPPAFRSYRDTVGWFTFSGGVSGFAITAACYGAPLLVPALLLLGVAVALAWWAERWPRLLAAGIFGLVALATALPSDLLTVLVALALAGVAAYAGQGLVGADREVTASYSVATLTLGLWSLAPLIDVERQWAACGIVTVLGLITLFRFRGSGWWAAVACAAISIGIGAVDVTWAAVMLIIATVLAAAIGLHHRQPPALAVAGTVGIGAATAAVLSDDVLALAVTVILTALAVVVDRVQSGATKEVATSYWILALTAAVWQAARLADVDQPYTAVAVVVAMGIIVLVRRSPATEAAAAAGAAVSIVLGAFGPGWSLDTDWLSILLLIAGVMCIATILRHEAQQSGPRLTVAGLLGLGSLGAAFGNELLALIVAGMLTAAAIAVDRLSPEHQTKAVTAPYWVITLTAFCWMFANLNDIAKPHAAAGIIVILTLVTIFRVLPSVEIAAAVAAVVTIVVGTVSLGPTIVLTPDGPVAVGSRGVDLPWLSILLVLAAAGVSAHAIARPERRWLGWVGLSLATIALWIRLVDTSVTTWESYTLPPAIALIVFGVVKLRLDREVGSLAVLGPGVFLALVPSVPAALQDPVSMRTAVLGIACLAFIIGGAWLRWAAPLVGGALVASVLALAQMPSAQTLQQWWVLGAAGLLLLFLGITWEARLHDLRRATAYVRGLR from the coding sequence GTGAAGTACGCCGATCCTGGTCGCTGCCCCGACTGCCGGGAGGCCTTCGAGCCCGGCACCAGCCCGTGCCCGCACTGCGGGCTGCCGCTGGAGAACGCCGTCGCCCAAGAGCTCTACGGGACGCTGCTGCGGGCTGACGTACTCATGACCCGGCTGCGCTCGATCCGCGAGGAGGCGAGCCGCGCGGCGCGGCCGACCCCGCCGCCCGCACCCGCTCCCCTGCCGGTCGGCGGCCCGCCCACGGCGCCTCCGCAGATCCAGCCCGAGCCCGTCGCCGTCCCGCTCGCCGACCCGGCCGCGAGCGCCGTCGCCGCGCCGGCGCCGTTCCCCGGCGCTCCGGTCCCGCGGCGTGCGCCGATCACGGTGCCGCTGATCCTGGTCGGCGTCGGCGTCCTCTTCCTGCTGGTCGCGGGCGTCATCTTCCTGGCGGTCGCCTGGGCCGCCATGGGTGTCGGCGGGCGGACCACGATGCTGCTCGTCTTCACCGCGCTGTTCACCATCGGTGGCGCGGTGCTGATGCATCTCGAGCTGCGGGCCGGCACCGAAGGCGTCTGGACGTTGGCACTGGGACTGCTCGCCCTGGACATAGCCGGGATGAAGTACGCCGGTTGGCTCGGTGGAGCCGACTGGGACCGTGGCTTCCTGGTCGTCGTCGGCGTCGTCGTCTTCCTGGCAGGCGCCGCGATGTCGCTGGTCGGCGCCCGCACCGAGAAGCTCGACTCGGTGATCGGACCGCAGGTGGCGGCCGCTGCCGGCGTGCTCAGCGCACTGATCGGCCTCGAGCTCATCTCCGACCTCATCTGGTTCCCGCTGGTCGCCGCGGTGATCGCGCTCGTCGTGGTGATCGTCGCGAGCAAGACAGACCTGCAGGCACTGACCATCGGTGCGATGGTCGTGATGGCCGGCTTCTGGCTGATGCTGATCGTCCGCGGTCTGGCCGACCCGGCGCTGACCGGCTCCGAACTGCTGCGCGGCGGCACCCTGCCCCTGCTGCTCGGCGCGGCCGCGGTGCTCACCATCGTGGCGCTGTTGTTCCCGCTCCCCAAGGATGCCAAGGTCGCGATGGTCGGGGTGTCGCTCCTGATCGCCGCCTACACCTTCACCCAGCCCGCGCTCGACGACGGCGCGGTGACCCTGACCGTCGTGGCCGTGGTGGTCACCCTGGTCGCGGCCGGCGCGCTCATGACACTCCCCCGGCCGTGGCGCTGGTCGGCTGCCGCGCTGACGCCGTACGCCGTCGGCCTGGGCATCACCGTCCTCATCCTGGCCATCTCCGCCGCCGTCCGGCTCGCGGCCGTGCCCTGGACCGAGTCGGCGTTCTCGCCGGTCACCGGTCCGGAGCCGTTGCTGCCCGGTTGGCTGACGCTGCCGGCGATGCTCGCGATCCTCGCCCTCGGCACCGCCTGGTTCTACCGGTCCAACCCGCCCGCGTTCCGCAGCTACCGGGACACGGTCGGCTGGTTCACGTTCTCCGGCGGCGTCTCCGGGTTCGCGATCACCGCCGCCTGCTACGGCGCGCCGCTCCTGGTCCCGGCCCTGCTGCTGCTCGGCGTCGCCGTCGCTCTGGCCTGGTGGGCGGAACGGTGGCCACGCCTCCTCGCCGCCGGCATCTTCGGCCTGGTCGCGCTCGCCACCGCGCTGCCCAGCGACCTGCTCACCGTGCTCGTCGCGCTCGCGCTGGCAGGGGTGGCTGCGTACGCGGGTCAGGGTCTGGTCGGTGCCGACCGCGAGGTCACCGCCAGCTACTCGGTCGCGACGCTCACCCTCGGCCTGTGGTCGCTCGCGCCGCTGATCGACGTGGAGCGGCAGTGGGCCGCCTGCGGGATCGTCACCGTCCTCGGGCTGATCACGCTCTTCCGCTTCCGGGGCTCGGGCTGGTGGGCGGCTGTCGCGTGCGCCGCGATCTCGATCGGCATCGGCGCGGTCGACGTCACCTGGGCGGCGGTCATGCTGATCATCGCCACCGTCCTCGCGGCGGCCATCGGCCTGCACCACCGCCAGCCTCCCGCGTTGGCCGTGGCGGGCACCGTCGGCATCGGCGCCGCGACGGCGGCGGTCCTCTCCGACGACGTCCTCGCGCTGGCCGTGACCGTGATCCTCACCGCCCTCGCCGTCGTCGTCGACCGGGTCCAGTCCGGCGCGACCAAGGAGGTCGCGACCTCCTACTGGATCCTCGCCCTGACCGCAGCCGTCTGGCAGGCGGCCCGCCTGGCCGACGTGGACCAGCCCTACACCGCGGTCGCGGTCGTCGTCGCCATGGGCATCATCGTGCTCGTACGCCGCAGCCCAGCCACCGAGGCGGCGGCCGCGGCTGGTGCGGCCGTGTCCATCGTTCTGGGCGCCTTCGGCCCGGGCTGGTCGCTGGACACCGACTGGCTGTCGATCCTGCTGCTGATCGCCGGCGTCATGTGCATCGCCACGATCCTGCGCCACGAGGCCCAGCAGTCGGGTCCCCGTCTCACGGTCGCCGGTCTGCTCGGTCTGGGCTCGCTCGGCGCCGCCTTCGGCAACGAGCTGCTCGCGCTGATCGTGGCCGGGATGCTCACCGCCGCGGCGATCGCGGTCGACCGCCTCTCCCCGGAGCACCAGACCAAGGCGGTCACCGCTCCCTACTGGGTCATCACGCTGACCGCGTTCTGCTGGATGTTCGCCAACCTCAACGACATCGCGAAGCCGCACGCCGCCGCGGGGATCATCGTCATCCTGACCCTCGTCACGATCTTCCGAGTGCTGCCCTCGGTCGAGATCGCCGCCGCGGTGGCCGCGGTCGTCACGATCGTCGTCGGCACGGTCAGCCTCGGTCCGACGATCGTGCTGACCCCCGACGGACCGGTCGCGGTCGGGTCCCGTGGTGTCGACCTCCCCTGGCTGAGCATCCTGCTGGTCCTGGCCGCTGCCGGCGTCTCGGCGCACGCGATCGCCCGTCCCGAGCGCCGTTGGCTCGGCTGGGTCGGCCTCTCACTGGCCACCATCGCGCTGTGGATCCGACTGGTCGACACCTCGGTCACGACCTGGGAGTCCTACACCCTGCCGCCCGCGATCGCACTGATCGTCTTCGGTGTGGTCAAGCTGCGGCTCGACCGGGAGGTCGGATCGCTGGCGGTCCTCGGACCCGGGGTCTTCCTGGCTCTCGTCCCGTCCGTCCCGGCAGCCCTGCAGGACCCGGTCTCGATGCGGACCGCGGTGCTCGGCATCGCCTGCCTCGCCTTCATCATCGGAGGCGCCTGGCTGCGCTGGGCCGCACCACTGGTCGGTGGCGCCCTGGTCGCCTCCGTCCTGGCCCTGGCGCAGATGCCGTCGGCGCAGACGCTGCAGCAGTGGTGGGTGCTCGGCGCGGCCGGACTCCTGCTGCTCTTCCTCGGGATCACCTGGGAGGCACGGCTCCACGACCTGCGGCGGGCCACCGCCTATGTCCGGGGGCTGCGTTAG
- a CDS encoding PhoX family protein codes for MTELSDIQTDTAACPSCSDAHRGSSAPRALLPMAGHTRGKRSAVTCALKCDSACAKPAPNTSDNGYFRDIAGKALSRRHALGLAGAGAVALAVGSSGLAAAASPLEAALAGRGHGGRTNLPFKPITPVAATEDTFVVPQGYTWEPIIRWGDPILPGGVPFDVDNQTAEKQALAWGYNNDYTDVIVTNKAGTKALLCCNHEYVNASIMFPPGLDATEQLKIAMAAHGFGIVELERSAPGEKWTYVPSAPKNRRITASTPFEITGPAAGSDLLKTAADPTGTVALGTIGNCAGGTTPWGTILSGEENFNGYFRATGTSAQEKRYGLADKASTYGWEAIEPRFDARSADYANEPNRFGYIVEIDPTDPTSTPRKHTMLGRLKHEGANVVIAKNGKVVAYTGDDERFDYLYKFVSKGTYSPRNRAKNLELLTEGSLYVARFHGDSPAAEIDGTGTLPSDGKFDGYGQWIPLVVNGRSKVSGMSVEEVLVYTRLAADKAGATKMDRCEDVEPSPKTGKVYVACTNNSQRGTTGKAGVDEANPRNTNRDGHVIEITEDDGDHTSRVFRWNLMIVAGDPATNASTYFAGYPKDKVSPVSCPDNLAFDSEGNLWISTDGQPSSIQKNDGLFKVPLEGRERGHVQQFLSVPRDAETCGPVIHDRDGSVFVAVQHPGEEGTWDAQNSLFPDYVEGAAGEGEFAGPRPSVVQVRKA; via the coding sequence GTGACCGAACTGAGCGACATCCAGACCGACACCGCCGCCTGCCCCTCGTGCAGCGACGCGCACCGTGGCTCATCCGCCCCCCGCGCTCTGCTTCCCATGGCCGGCCACACGCGCGGCAAGCGCAGCGCCGTGACCTGCGCCCTCAAGTGCGACAGCGCTTGTGCCAAGCCGGCGCCGAACACCTCCGACAACGGCTACTTCCGTGACATCGCCGGCAAGGCCCTCAGCCGCCGTCACGCGCTCGGCCTCGCCGGCGCGGGCGCCGTCGCCCTCGCCGTCGGCAGCAGCGGCCTGGCCGCCGCTGCCAGCCCCCTCGAGGCAGCTCTCGCGGGCCGGGGTCACGGCGGGCGTACGAACCTCCCGTTCAAGCCGATCACCCCGGTCGCGGCCACCGAGGACACCTTCGTGGTGCCGCAGGGCTACACCTGGGAGCCGATCATCCGCTGGGGCGACCCGATCCTGCCCGGCGGCGTCCCCTTCGACGTCGACAACCAGACCGCCGAGAAGCAGGCGCTCGCCTGGGGCTACAACAACGACTACACCGACGTCATCGTGACCAACAAGGCCGGCACCAAGGCCCTGTTGTGCTGCAACCACGAGTACGTCAACGCCAGCATCATGTTCCCGCCGGGGCTCGACGCCACCGAGCAGCTGAAGATCGCGATGGCCGCCCACGGCTTCGGGATCGTCGAGCTCGAGCGCTCCGCGCCGGGTGAGAAGTGGACGTACGTCCCCTCGGCTCCGAAGAACCGCCGCATCACCGCCTCGACGCCGTTCGAGATCACCGGCCCCGCGGCCGGCAGCGACCTGCTCAAGACCGCCGCCGACCCGACCGGCACCGTGGCGCTCGGCACGATCGGCAACTGCGCCGGCGGCACCACGCCGTGGGGCACGATCCTGTCGGGCGAGGAGAACTTCAACGGCTACTTCCGCGCCACCGGCACCTCGGCGCAGGAGAAGCGCTACGGCCTGGCCGACAAGGCGTCGACGTACGGCTGGGAGGCCATCGAGCCGCGCTTCGACGCGCGCTCGGCCGACTACGCCAACGAGCCGAACCGGTTCGGCTACATCGTCGAGATCGACCCGACCGACCCGACCTCGACCCCGCGCAAGCACACCATGCTCGGCCGTCTCAAGCACGAGGGCGCGAACGTCGTCATCGCCAAGAACGGCAAGGTCGTGGCCTACACCGGCGACGACGAGCGGTTCGACTACCTCTACAAGTTCGTCTCCAAGGGGACTTACAGCCCCCGCAACCGGGCGAAGAACCTCGAGCTGCTGACCGAGGGCAGCCTCTACGTCGCCCGCTTCCACGGCGACTCCCCCGCCGCCGAGATCGACGGCACCGGCACGCTGCCGAGCGACGGGAAGTTCGACGGCTACGGCCAGTGGATCCCGCTCGTGGTCAACGGCCGCAGCAAGGTCTCCGGGATGAGCGTCGAGGAGGTGCTCGTCTACACCCGCCTGGCCGCGGACAAGGCCGGCGCCACCAAGATGGACCGCTGCGAGGACGTCGAGCCCTCGCCGAAGACCGGCAAGGTGTACGTCGCCTGCACCAACAACTCCCAGCGCGGCACCACCGGCAAGGCCGGTGTGGACGAGGCCAACCCGCGCAACACCAACCGCGACGGCCACGTCATCGAGATCACCGAGGACGACGGCGACCACACCTCGCGCGTCTTCCGGTGGAACCTCATGATCGTCGCCGGTGACCCGGCGACCAACGCGTCCACCTACTTCGCGGGCTACCCGAAGGACAAGGTCTCCCCGGTCTCCTGCCCGGACAACCTGGCCTTCGACTCCGAGGGCAACCTGTGGATCTCGACCGATGGCCAGCCGAGCTCGATCCAGAAGAACGACGGGCTGTTCAAGGTCCCGCTCGAGGGTCGCGAGCGCGGCCACGTCCAGCAGTTCCTCTCGGTGCCCCGCGACGCCGAGACCTGCGGCCCGGTCATCCACGACCGCGACGGCTCGGTCTTCGTCGCCGTCCAGCACCCGGGCGAGGAGGGCACCTGGGACGCGCAGAACTCCCTGTTCCCCGACTACGTCGAGGGCGCTGCCGGTGAGGGCGAGTTCGCCGGTCCGCGGCCGTCCGTGGTGCAGGTGCGCAAGGCCTGA
- a CDS encoding DUF3073 family protein — protein MGRGRAKAKQTKVARDLKYRTYETDFGALARELHGDDDTSQKSDQQPDDYDDWSDYDAGSSRD, from the coding sequence ATGGGGCGCGGCCGAGCGAAAGCCAAGCAGACGAAGGTCGCACGCGACCTGAAGTACCGGACTTATGAGACGGACTTCGGGGCCCTTGCGCGCGAACTTCACGGTGATGACGACACCAGTCAGAAGTCCGATCAGCAGCCGGACGACTACGACGACTGGTCGGACTACGACGCGGGATCCTCGCGCGACTAG
- the purF gene encoding amidophosphoribosyltransferase, whose protein sequence is MSRRKGGDGRLTAALDPHDQGPQDHCGVFGVWAPGEDVAKLTYFGLYALQHRGQESAGIAVSNGRQILVYKDMGLVSQVFDEPTLESLKGHVAIGHARYSTTGASVWENAQPIFKPTPDGSVALGHNGNLINVSEMRTAVEALPEHSEGRHAPVSTNDTSLLTELLAYHPDSSLEARALEVLPTIRGAFSLVWMNEDTLFAARDPQGIRPLVLGRLDRGWVIASEDAALATVGASVVREVEPGEMIIIDESGLRSVRFAEADRKGCVFEYVYLARPDANIAGRNVHESRVEMGRELAREFPVDADLVIPVPESGIPAATGYALESGLPFGQAFVKNGYVGRTFIQPSQTLRQLGIRLKLNVLEHMVRGKKVVVVDDSIVRGNTQRAQVRMLREAGALEVHVRISSPPVKWPCFYGIDFATRAELIANGLSVEEIAASVGADSLGYISLDGMISATRQERSTLCTACFTGEYPVELPDQSMLGKHLLEVSLQSPTEGKALPVLNNP, encoded by the coding sequence GTGTCCCGACGCAAGGGTGGCGACGGCCGGCTCACCGCCGCCCTCGACCCCCACGACCAGGGTCCTCAGGACCACTGCGGCGTCTTCGGTGTGTGGGCGCCGGGCGAGGACGTCGCGAAGCTGACGTACTTCGGCCTGTACGCGCTGCAGCACCGTGGCCAGGAGTCGGCGGGCATCGCGGTCAGCAACGGACGCCAGATCCTCGTCTACAAGGACATGGGCCTGGTCTCGCAGGTCTTCGACGAGCCGACCCTCGAGTCGCTCAAGGGCCACGTCGCCATCGGCCACGCCCGCTACTCCACCACCGGTGCCTCGGTGTGGGAGAACGCGCAGCCGATCTTCAAGCCCACGCCGGACGGCTCCGTCGCGCTGGGCCACAACGGCAACCTGATCAACGTCTCCGAGATGCGGACCGCCGTCGAGGCGCTGCCCGAGCACTCCGAGGGCCGCCACGCCCCGGTGTCGACCAACGACACCTCGCTGCTGACCGAGCTGCTCGCCTACCACCCCGACTCCTCGCTGGAGGCGCGCGCGCTGGAGGTGCTGCCGACGATCCGGGGCGCCTTCTCGCTGGTGTGGATGAACGAGGACACCCTGTTCGCCGCGCGTGATCCGCAGGGGATCCGTCCGCTGGTGCTGGGCCGTCTCGACCGCGGCTGGGTGATCGCCTCCGAGGACGCCGCGCTGGCCACCGTCGGCGCGAGCGTCGTCCGCGAGGTCGAGCCCGGCGAGATGATCATCATCGACGAGTCCGGTCTGCGCTCGGTGCGGTTCGCCGAGGCCGACCGCAAGGGCTGCGTCTTCGAGTACGTCTACCTGGCTCGCCCCGACGCGAACATCGCCGGCCGCAACGTCCACGAGTCCCGCGTCGAGATGGGCCGCGAGCTGGCCCGGGAGTTCCCGGTCGACGCCGACCTGGTCATCCCGGTGCCCGAGTCCGGCATCCCGGCCGCGACCGGCTACGCCCTGGAGAGCGGCCTGCCGTTCGGGCAGGCGTTCGTGAAGAACGGCTATGTGGGGCGCACCTTCATCCAGCCCTCGCAGACCCTGCGCCAGCTCGGTATCCGGCTCAAGCTCAACGTGCTCGAGCACATGGTGCGCGGCAAGAAGGTCGTCGTGGTCGACGACTCGATCGTGCGCGGCAACACCCAGCGTGCCCAGGTGCGGATGCTGCGCGAGGCCGGCGCCCTGGAGGTCCACGTCCGGATCTCGTCGCCGCCGGTCAAGTGGCCGTGCTTCTACGGCATCGACTTCGCCACCCGCGCCGAGCTGATCGCCAACGGCCTCTCCGTCGAGGAGATCGCCGCCTCCGTGGGTGCCGACTCGCTGGGCTACATCTCGCTCGACGGGATGATCTCGGCGACCCGCCAGGAGCGCTCGACGCTGTGCACCGCCTGCTTCACCGGTGAATACCCCGTGGAGCTGCCCGACCAGAGCATGCTCGGCAAGCACCTCCTCGAGGTCTCGTTGCAGTCCCCGACCGAGGGCAAGGCCCTTCCGGTCCTGAACAACCCGTGA
- the macS gene encoding MacS family sensor histidine kinase yields MSAWTSPAAIEVESRLFRALAVLRVVVLINAVGLTVYRAGNFVSPAAALVCALVMVGWTAFVVWAYAAPSRRTAVLVGADLAIALGLMLVTPLLKGPAFQASVPGFWVSGALLACAIHYRWIGGLLVGVALAAVDLALRQEIDQSIYGNAFLLVIGGPVVGYMCESVQRMALERDEAQRAAARAEERARLARAVHDGVLQVLALVQRRGGELGGDAAELGRLAGEQERELRTLIRGEQPGRGPAVGMTDLAAALAELETGTVTVSGPATAVEMPAHPAEEIVAATRAALDNVRRHVGEDARAWVLLQAFPDHVEVSVRDEGPGIPDGRVAEAEQDGRLGIVGSIRGRILDLGGTAELITGRTGTEWELTVPRG; encoded by the coding sequence GTGAGTGCGTGGACGTCGCCGGCGGCGATCGAGGTCGAGAGCAGGCTCTTCCGGGCTCTCGCGGTGTTGCGCGTGGTCGTGCTCATCAACGCCGTCGGGCTGACGGTCTACCGGGCCGGCAACTTCGTCTCGCCCGCGGCGGCGCTGGTCTGCGCGCTCGTCATGGTCGGCTGGACCGCCTTCGTCGTCTGGGCGTACGCAGCGCCGAGCCGCCGCACGGCAGTGCTCGTCGGTGCCGACCTGGCGATCGCGCTGGGACTCATGCTCGTGACCCCGTTGCTGAAGGGGCCGGCGTTCCAGGCGAGCGTGCCGGGTTTCTGGGTGAGCGGCGCGCTGCTCGCGTGCGCCATCCACTACCGCTGGATCGGTGGCCTCCTGGTCGGCGTCGCGCTGGCGGCCGTGGACCTCGCACTCCGTCAGGAGATCGACCAGTCGATCTACGGCAACGCGTTCTTGCTGGTCATCGGGGGACCGGTGGTCGGCTACATGTGCGAGTCGGTGCAGCGGATGGCGCTCGAGCGCGACGAGGCGCAGCGTGCGGCCGCGCGGGCGGAGGAGCGGGCGCGGCTCGCCCGGGCGGTCCACGACGGTGTGCTCCAGGTCCTCGCCCTCGTCCAGCGTCGCGGTGGCGAGCTGGGCGGTGACGCCGCCGAGCTGGGCAGGCTGGCGGGGGAGCAGGAGCGGGAGCTGCGAACGCTGATCCGCGGTGAGCAGCCCGGCCGCGGCCCGGCGGTCGGCATGACCGATCTGGCAGCTGCTCTCGCCGAGCTCGAGACCGGCACCGTGACCGTGTCCGGACCCGCGACGGCGGTCGAGATGCCCGCCCACCCGGCCGAGGAGATCGTCGCCGCGACCCGTGCGGCGCTGGACAACGTACGCCGTCATGTCGGGGAGGACGCCCGCGCGTGGGTGCTCCTGCAGGCCTTTCCCGACCATGTCGAGGTCTCGGTGCGCGACGAGGGGCCGGGGATCCCCGACGGTCGCGTCGCGGAGGCGGAGCAGGACGGAAGGCTCGGCATCGTCGGTTCGATCCGTGGTCGGATCCTCGATCTCGGGGGCACGGCCGAACTCATCACTGGAAGGACGGGAACGGAATGGGAACTGACAGTTCCGCGAGGGTGA